In Thermotoga sp., the following proteins share a genomic window:
- a CDS encoding radical SAM protein has translation MFKPSRYNVIFRDGDYVVFVNFLTRAIARLEKGKAEIAEKILKDPNGEIPEEWFSIKKDLIYGGYIVDKDFDEIEHLKLMNRTTRYDSSSVMITIIPTLACNFDCIYCYESKAGPSMTAKMAERIVDYLKRLIRVKKSISVGWFGGEPLLCFDVVKFINSSLIEAWRENNVNFYSSMSTNGYLLDREKAEWLDELEIRSVQITIDGPKDVHDRYRPLKGGGRTFNTIVENLENLFRVTEKLQVTFRMNVGPDNFHRVEEFLDVLERFPKDRTRVYFRWIFGSNNRESFFRKVYEIRDRESLNILNF, from the coding sequence ATGTTCAAACCTTCAAGGTACAATGTGATCTTCAGGGATGGCGACTATGTTGTGTTTGTGAATTTTCTAACCAGAGCAATCGCGCGTTTGGAAAAAGGCAAAGCAGAAATTGCAGAAAAGATTCTCAAAGATCCAAACGGAGAGATCCCTGAAGAATGGTTCTCCATAAAGAAAGATTTGATCTACGGTGGATATATCGTTGATAAAGACTTTGACGAGATAGAGCATCTAAAACTTATGAACAGAACGACCCGTTATGATTCTTCCTCGGTTATGATCACGATCATACCCACTCTGGCATGTAATTTTGATTGTATCTACTGCTATGAATCGAAGGCAGGTCCTTCGATGACAGCGAAAATGGCAGAAAGAATTGTGGACTACCTGAAAAGACTAATTCGAGTTAAAAAATCTATAAGTGTAGGCTGGTTCGGAGGAGAACCTCTTTTGTGTTTCGACGTGGTGAAGTTCATAAACTCATCGTTGATAGAAGCATGGAGGGAAAACAATGTGAATTTTTACTCCTCTATGTCAACAAACGGATACCTTCTTGACAGAGAAAAGGCGGAATGGCTTGATGAGCTCGAAATCAGAAGCGTTCAAATAACGATCGATGGTCCTAAAGATGTTCACGATAGGTACAGACCTTTGAAGGGTGGTGGAAGAACTTTCAACACCATTGTGGAAAATCTGGAGAATCTCTTCAGGGTTACAGAGAAACTTCAGGTCACGTTCAGGATGAATGTAGGACCCGACAACTTCCATCGTGTGGAAGAGTTTCTGGACGTTCTGGAACGATTTCCGAAAGATAGAACAAGGGTATATTTCAGATGGATTTTTGGATCAAACAACAGAGAATCCTTTTTCAGGAAGGTCTACGAGATCAGGGATCGGGAATCTCTGAATATCCTCAACTTC